The following are encoded together in the Tepidiforma bonchosmolovskayae genome:
- a CDS encoding inorganic diphosphatase yields the protein MHPWHDIAVDPDRIETELPVVIEIPAGSKNKYELEKKSGILKLDRVLSSSVRYPANYGFIPRSFCDDGDPLDVLVLGQEPVVPLTLVYVRPVGVMHMRDGGKADEKILGVHAHDPAFSHVRKLEDLPPHLVAEIQRFFIDYKVLEEKEVVVDPFEGRERAIEVIRTALSDYWKMRANER from the coding sequence ATGCACCCCTGGCACGATATCGCCGTCGACCCCGACCGGATCGAAACCGAACTCCCCGTCGTCATCGAAATTCCTGCCGGCAGCAAGAACAAGTACGAGCTCGAAAAGAAGAGCGGCATCCTCAAGCTCGACCGCGTGCTCTCCAGCTCGGTCCGCTACCCGGCGAACTACGGCTTCATCCCCCGCAGCTTCTGCGACGACGGCGACCCGCTCGATGTCCTCGTCCTTGGGCAGGAGCCGGTCGTCCCCCTGACCCTCGTCTACGTCCGTCCCGTCGGCGTCATGCACATGCGGGACGGCGGCAAGGCCGACGAAAAGATCCTCGGCGTCCACGCCCACGACCCCGCCTTCAGCCACGTCCGCAAGCTCGAAGACCTGCCGCCGCACCTCGTCGCCGAGATCCAGCGGTTCTTCATCGACTACAAGGTGCTCGAAGAGAAGGAAGTGGTGGTCGACCCCTTCGAAGGCCGCGAACGCGCCATCGAGGTGATCCGCACCGCCCTCAGCGACTACTGGAAGATGCGCGCCAACGAGCGCTGA
- a CDS encoding phage adaptor protein: MTTIADLRARMRIDLQDPDGDRWSDAALERHLRRAIAELSRAAPREERVTLATSPGSRELDLSGIAGLIGVDRAEYPSGSEPPAFRQITVYGAVLRLEDGPLPDGSPARLWCRLVHEADASGCTLPAALEDVAVLGATAFAAAEAASGTLEQLTLNPGTAAGYASLARERETAFRQLLRELGGRGRLRAGRVRVEAAG, encoded by the coding sequence ATGACGACGATTGCTGACCTCCGCGCGCGCATGCGCATCGACCTGCAGGACCCCGACGGCGACCGGTGGAGCGACGCCGCGCTCGAACGGCACCTGCGCCGGGCCATTGCCGAACTCTCGCGGGCGGCCCCGCGGGAGGAGCGGGTGACGCTGGCGACATCGCCGGGGAGCCGGGAGCTGGACCTCTCGGGCATCGCCGGGCTGATCGGCGTTGACCGGGCGGAGTACCCGTCGGGCAGCGAGCCGCCGGCTTTCCGGCAGATCACGGTATACGGCGCGGTGCTCCGCCTGGAAGACGGGCCGCTGCCGGACGGCTCGCCGGCGCGGCTCTGGTGCCGGCTGGTGCACGAGGCCGACGCCAGCGGGTGCACGCTGCCGGCTGCGCTGGAGGACGTGGCGGTGCTGGGGGCGACGGCGTTTGCGGCGGCGGAGGCGGCGAGCGGCACGCTGGAGCAGCTGACGCTGAACCCGGGAACGGCGGCTGGCTACGCCTCGCTGGCGCGCGAGCGGGAGACGGCCTTCCGGCAGCTGCTGCGGGAGCTGGGCGGCCGGGGCCGGCTGCGGGCGGGGCGGGTGCGGGTGGAGGCGGCTGGCTAG
- a CDS encoding ABC-F family ATP-binding cassette domain-containing protein has translation MLFCESVSKAFGGREILRDVSFVVSEGERVGLVGPNGAGKSTILRLIAGLEAPDAGRAGYRGGDLGYLRQEAGLDDGNTLLQELWRAFPEAAAIERELARVAAAIEAGEGDLDALVDEQARLFEQFDALDGYRIEARIGRVLDGLGFEPADWQKRCGEFSGGWQMRIALAKVLVRRPENVLLDEPTNHLDARARDWLAEELKEWNAAILVVTHDAEFLDRFATRILDLRDRTIESYTGNYTAFQKQKAARLQALDQAAARQEREIARQERFIERFRAKATKAAQVQSREKQLARIERIERPKKDAEVHFEIAAHGRTERDVLVFRHVSHAYGDHIVLVDVNLHIERGQKVALVGPNGSGKSTLLKIAAGLIRPTEGVVEWAERARFGYYDQHQDEALAMDRTVLAEVRSVAPHEPEVRLRTVLGQFLFKGDDVFKPIAVLSGGERSRVALAKFLLQPTNVLLLDEPTNHLDRTTRRKLLEALQAYDGTILCASHDPGIVEGVATRVYEVKDLGVRELLHLRKG, from the coding sequence ATGCTCTTTTGCGAGTCCGTCTCCAAAGCCTTCGGAGGCCGCGAAATCCTCCGTGACGTCTCCTTCGTCGTCAGCGAGGGCGAGCGCGTCGGCCTCGTCGGCCCGAACGGCGCCGGCAAGTCAACCATCCTCCGCCTCATCGCCGGCCTCGAAGCGCCCGATGCCGGCCGCGCCGGCTACCGCGGGGGCGACCTCGGCTACCTCCGCCAGGAAGCCGGCCTCGACGACGGCAACACCCTCCTCCAGGAGCTCTGGCGCGCCTTCCCCGAAGCCGCCGCCATCGAACGCGAACTCGCCCGCGTCGCCGCCGCCATCGAAGCCGGCGAGGGCGACCTCGATGCCCTCGTCGACGAGCAGGCCCGCCTCTTCGAACAGTTCGACGCCCTCGACGGCTACCGCATCGAAGCCCGCATCGGCCGCGTCCTCGACGGCCTCGGCTTCGAACCCGCCGACTGGCAGAAGCGCTGCGGCGAGTTCTCCGGCGGCTGGCAGATGCGCATCGCCCTCGCGAAAGTCCTCGTCCGCCGCCCGGAGAACGTCCTCCTCGATGAGCCGACCAACCACCTCGATGCCCGCGCCCGCGACTGGCTCGCCGAAGAGCTCAAGGAGTGGAACGCCGCCATCCTCGTCGTCACCCACGACGCCGAGTTTCTCGACCGCTTCGCCACGCGCATCCTCGACCTCCGCGACCGCACCATCGAGAGCTACACCGGCAACTACACCGCCTTCCAGAAGCAGAAGGCGGCCCGCCTCCAGGCGCTCGACCAGGCCGCCGCCCGGCAGGAGCGGGAGATCGCCCGCCAGGAGCGGTTCATCGAGCGGTTCCGGGCAAAGGCCACGAAGGCGGCCCAGGTGCAATCACGCGAAAAGCAGCTCGCCCGCATCGAGCGGATCGAGCGCCCGAAGAAGGATGCCGAGGTCCACTTCGAAATCGCCGCCCACGGCCGCACCGAGCGCGATGTTCTCGTCTTCAGGCACGTGAGCCACGCCTACGGCGACCACATCGTCCTCGTCGATGTGAACCTCCACATCGAGCGGGGCCAGAAGGTCGCGCTCGTGGGGCCGAACGGCAGCGGGAAGAGCACCCTGCTGAAGATTGCCGCCGGGCTCATCCGCCCGACCGAAGGGGTCGTCGAATGGGCCGAGCGCGCCCGCTTCGGCTACTACGACCAGCACCAGGACGAGGCCCTCGCCATGGACCGCACCGTGCTCGCAGAGGTCCGCTCCGTCGCGCCGCACGAGCCGGAGGTGCGCCTGCGGACCGTGCTCGGCCAGTTCCTCTTCAAGGGCGACGACGTCTTCAAGCCGATTGCGGTGCTCTCCGGCGGCGAACGGAGCCGGGTGGCGCTGGCGAAGTTCCTCCTCCAGCCCACGAACGTGCTCCTCCTCGACGAGCCGACGAACCACCTCGACCGGACGACCCGGCGGAAGCTGCTCGAGGCGCTCCAGGCGTATGACGGCACCATCCTCTGCGCCAGCCACGACCCGGGCATCGTCGAAGGGGTCGCCACCCGCGTGTACGAAGTGAAGGACCTCGGCGTGCGCGAGCTCCTCCACCTGCGGAAGGGCTAG
- a CDS encoding FAD-binding oxidoreductase → MTGRRSFWAWGLEAEEPTNEQRQQAAARLSARYGVPVEAPPVPRIEQVQLRPPRIAPPAALAAICTTDTHERAAHHYGKSFRDIVRAFRCEFPNPPDVVAFPRSEAEVAAVLEWCAEANAAAVPYGGGSSVVGGVEPPAGDRPVVSIDLRELNRVLEVDPVSRAARIQAGVLGPALEEQLRPHGLTLRHFPQSFEWSSLGGWIATRSGGHYATNHTHIDDFVESVRMITPRGPWESRRLPGSGAGPTPDRLVIGSEGTLGIITEAWMRLQARPRFRASAGMLFATWEAGYEAARRVVQAKLWPANCRLLDPAEAEAAAGGDGLHALLILAFESAEVPQGPFLQEAVRIMRECGGEVDAAGIRVSDGKDDGEVGRQGAVGAWRNAFIRAPYQRNLTAGTGVVGDTFETAITWDRWPEFDRLVREKVGAAIAAAGGGSLTCRFTHVYPDGPAPYYTFQVLGKPGGELETWAAIKQAASDAVIAGGGTITHHHAVGRDHMPWYRQQRPPLFAEALRAVKAALDPQGLLNPGILVD, encoded by the coding sequence ATGACTGGACGCCGGAGCTTCTGGGCCTGGGGGCTCGAAGCAGAGGAACCGACCAACGAGCAGCGGCAGCAGGCCGCAGCCCGGCTCTCGGCGCGGTACGGGGTGCCGGTCGAGGCGCCGCCGGTGCCCCGTATCGAGCAGGTGCAGCTCCGGCCGCCGCGCATCGCCCCGCCGGCGGCGCTGGCCGCCATCTGCACGACCGACACGCACGAGCGGGCCGCCCACCACTACGGCAAGAGCTTCCGCGACATCGTCCGGGCGTTCCGGTGCGAATTCCCGAACCCGCCCGACGTGGTCGCTTTCCCCCGGAGCGAGGCGGAGGTCGCGGCCGTGCTCGAGTGGTGCGCGGAGGCGAACGCGGCCGCGGTCCCCTACGGCGGCGGCTCGTCGGTGGTGGGCGGCGTCGAACCGCCGGCCGGCGACCGGCCGGTGGTGAGCATCGACCTGCGGGAGCTGAACCGCGTGCTGGAGGTGGACCCGGTGTCGCGGGCGGCGCGCATCCAGGCCGGCGTCCTCGGCCCGGCGCTGGAGGAGCAGCTCCGCCCCCACGGGCTGACGCTGCGGCACTTCCCCCAGAGCTTCGAGTGGTCGAGCCTCGGCGGCTGGATTGCGACCCGCTCGGGCGGGCACTACGCCACCAACCATACCCACATCGACGACTTCGTCGAATCGGTGCGGATGATCACGCCGCGGGGCCCGTGGGAGTCGCGGCGGCTGCCCGGCTCGGGTGCCGGGCCGACCCCCGACCGGCTGGTCATCGGCAGCGAGGGCACGCTCGGCATCATCACCGAGGCGTGGATGCGGCTGCAGGCCCGGCCGCGGTTCCGCGCCTCGGCGGGCATGCTGTTCGCCACCTGGGAAGCCGGGTACGAAGCCGCCCGGCGGGTCGTCCAGGCGAAGCTCTGGCCTGCGAACTGCCGGCTGCTCGACCCCGCCGAAGCCGAGGCCGCGGCGGGCGGCGACGGCCTGCACGCGCTGCTCATCCTCGCCTTCGAATCGGCGGAGGTGCCGCAGGGGCCGTTCCTGCAGGAGGCGGTGCGCATCATGCGGGAGTGCGGCGGGGAGGTCGATGCCGCCGGCATCCGCGTCTCCGACGGGAAGGACGACGGCGAGGTCGGGCGGCAGGGCGCCGTCGGCGCCTGGCGGAATGCGTTCATCCGGGCGCCGTACCAGCGGAACCTGACGGCCGGCACCGGCGTCGTGGGCGATACCTTCGAAACCGCGATTACGTGGGACCGCTGGCCCGAGTTCGACCGGCTCGTGCGCGAAAAGGTGGGCGCAGCGATCGCGGCCGCGGGCGGCGGGAGCCTGACCTGCCGGTTCACGCACGTCTACCCGGACGGGCCGGCGCCGTACTACACGTTCCAGGTGCTCGGCAAACCGGGCGGCGAGCTGGAGACCTGGGCTGCCATCAAACAGGCCGCGAGCGACGCCGTCATCGCCGGGGGCGGGACCATCACGCACCACCACGCCGTGGGGCGCGACCACATGCCCTGGTACCGCCAGCAGCGGCCGCCGCTCTTCGCCGAGGCGCTGCGCGCGGTGAAGGCGGCGCTCGACCCGCAGGGGCTGCTCAACCCCGGCATCCTGGTCGACTGA
- a CDS encoding (2Fe-2S) ferredoxin domain-containing protein encodes MNEHEARLAAAREAAQQREIGSYERHIFLCTGPDCCTPEEGQRAWERLKSLAAKVNRTPGAPKLYRTKVGCLRICAAGPTGVVYPEGTWYACLTPENLERVAAEHLVGGREVEELVIGRNPLG; translated from the coding sequence ATGAACGAACACGAGGCACGGCTCGCTGCGGCCCGCGAGGCGGCGCAGCAGCGCGAGATCGGGAGCTACGAGCGCCACATCTTCCTCTGCACCGGGCCGGATTGCTGCACGCCCGAGGAAGGGCAGCGCGCATGGGAACGGCTGAAGTCGCTGGCGGCGAAGGTGAACCGCACGCCCGGCGCGCCGAAGCTCTACCGGACAAAGGTCGGCTGCCTGCGCATCTGCGCGGCGGGGCCGACGGGCGTGGTCTACCCCGAGGGGACCTGGTACGCGTGCCTGACGCCGGAGAACCTGGAGCGGGTGGCGGCCGAGCACCTGGTCGGCGGGCGCGAGGTGGAGGAGCTGGTCATCGGGCGGAACCCGCTCGGGTGA
- a CDS encoding diacylglycerol/lipid kinase family protein, producing the protein MTEVRTATILVNPAARGVARRFDAARAVGQLETRGVAVRLEVPGSPGEAIAAARAAAGRGDDLCFVVGGDGTLRLAAEGLAGSATALAAIPAGTVNIWAREAGIPREVPAAIDAHLAGQTAAMDLGRADGHAFLLMAGIGWDAEIAAGVNPRLKRAAGDIAYILNALVHLPALRTHPARWRADGRAFREPLAWMVLGNTRLYGGRVHLTPGARVDDGRLDMVAFCPHGPGETLAMAVRVLAGRREGRHVVTGRYAEVAVETPGLPVQLDGDTVGATPMTFRVEPGALRVRVPAGPLPALWGGSPGGDAAPHTPPFSGRGVG; encoded by the coding sequence ATGACCGAGGTCCGCACCGCCACGATACTCGTGAACCCCGCGGCCCGCGGGGTCGCGCGGCGGTTTGATGCTGCGCGGGCGGTCGGGCAGCTCGAGACGCGCGGCGTGGCGGTCCGGCTGGAGGTGCCCGGCTCGCCCGGGGAGGCGATCGCGGCGGCGCGGGCTGCGGCCGGGCGCGGCGACGACCTCTGCTTCGTGGTCGGCGGCGACGGCACGCTCCGGCTGGCGGCCGAAGGGCTCGCCGGGAGCGCGACCGCGCTGGCCGCCATCCCGGCCGGCACGGTGAACATCTGGGCGCGCGAGGCGGGCATCCCCCGGGAGGTGCCGGCCGCAATTGACGCCCACCTGGCCGGGCAGACGGCGGCAATGGACCTCGGCCGGGCCGACGGGCACGCCTTCCTGCTGATGGCCGGCATCGGCTGGGATGCCGAGATCGCCGCCGGGGTGAACCCGCGGCTGAAGCGCGCAGCGGGCGACATCGCCTACATCCTGAACGCGCTCGTCCACCTGCCGGCGCTGCGGACCCACCCGGCGCGCTGGCGGGCCGACGGCCGCGCCTTCCGCGAGCCGCTCGCCTGGATGGTCCTGGGGAACACGCGGCTGTACGGCGGCCGGGTCCACCTGACGCCCGGGGCGCGGGTCGACGACGGCCGGCTCGATATGGTCGCCTTCTGCCCGCACGGCCCTGGCGAAACGCTGGCGATGGCCGTCCGCGTGCTGGCGGGCCGGCGCGAGGGCCGGCACGTGGTCACCGGGCGGTACGCGGAGGTCGCGGTCGAGACCCCGGGGCTGCCGGTGCAGCTCGACGGTGACACCGTCGGCGCGACGCCGATGACCTTCCGGGTCGAGCCCGGCGCGCTGCGGGTGCGGGTGCCGGCGGGGCCGCTCCCTGCGCTCTGGGGCGGCAGCCCGGGCGGCGATGCGGCCCCTCACACTCCCCCGTTTTCGGGCAGGGGCGTAGGCTAG
- a CDS encoding MoaD/ThiS family protein, producing MSIRVKWFPTLVKRTHSKQPETTVEWREGLTPLAIFTGEGFSEVDAEAVMVIVNDAQASMTTGLRDGDRVEFLVSIQGG from the coding sequence ATGAGCATCCGCGTGAAATGGTTCCCGACGCTGGTGAAGCGCACCCATTCGAAGCAGCCCGAGACGACGGTCGAGTGGCGCGAGGGGCTGACTCCGCTCGCAATCTTCACCGGCGAAGGCTTTTCGGAGGTTGACGCCGAGGCGGTGATGGTCATCGTGAACGACGCGCAGGCATCGATGACGACCGGCCTCCGTGACGGCGACCGGGTCGAGTTCCTCGTCAGCATCCAGGGCGGTTAG
- a CDS encoding PAS domain S-box protein gives MTDEHPGNAGLDALFALDLFPDGLFQADLQGACTRVNRRWCALTGQTPQQALGYGHLDAVHPEDRPRVIEASRQAIAADRPLRVEYRVVRPGGEVAWVLVQAVALEDAAGQRVGYIGTVTDITGRVAAEAALRESEERFRRLIEGNPEAIAIHQRGVVVYANPAALRLMHARDASDLVGHPVLEFVHPAYHDLVRERMRRLAAGEAVGVAEEEFICCDGAVIRVETVAGPTVYGGEPAVQLWVRDVTEQRKVEALYRVVVESVRDAMWIAERDDAGEWRLAFVNGAYCRGAGVEPADVLGKTSAELAAAGYLTPEGARQREEHYRQAAASGRPVEYEFAGTWAGRPFDVGTTLTPVPGPDGVVRRIVGWSRDLSRRREQERRLAESEANYRAVVEGTSDAIWVAEKEGEGLYRISLANQRTAEMLQRPLGELVGRRIDEILPPAAAERAIERYRQAEAAGGPIEYENVIERPGYRLEVVTHLTPIFDEAGRCVRIIGSARDAAERRKAELALLQAQKLESLGVLAGGIAHDFNNLLTTILGNLYLVRTELPADSPLRAYLDDASLAGQRGADLVRKLLSFSRPGIAARERVSLGRLFDETAALVRRTLTPAIQLVVRSEPGDDTVIGEFSSLQQVLLNLLLNARDAMPEGGVIRITRTARRIGEDPLWARRGVLPGLYHEVAVADTGTGIPREILGRIFDPFFTTKGIGKGTGLGLSTSLSIVRAHGGWLDAESEEGRGSTFRILLPVAPPEGTDGAAAGG, from the coding sequence ATGACCGACGAGCATCCCGGCAACGCCGGGCTCGATGCGCTGTTCGCGCTCGACCTCTTCCCGGACGGCCTCTTCCAGGCCGACCTGCAGGGCGCATGCACCCGCGTCAACCGTCGGTGGTGCGCGCTCACCGGGCAGACCCCTCAGCAGGCGCTCGGCTACGGACACCTCGATGCCGTCCACCCCGAGGACCGGCCGCGCGTCATCGAGGCGAGCCGCCAGGCGATAGCAGCCGACCGCCCCCTGCGCGTGGAGTACCGGGTCGTTCGCCCCGGCGGCGAAGTCGCCTGGGTGCTCGTCCAGGCGGTCGCCCTGGAGGACGCCGCCGGCCAGCGCGTGGGCTACATCGGCACGGTTACCGACATCACCGGCCGGGTCGCAGCCGAAGCCGCCCTCCGCGAGAGCGAGGAGCGCTTCCGCCGCCTCATCGAAGGGAACCCCGAGGCCATCGCCATCCACCAGCGGGGCGTGGTGGTCTACGCCAACCCGGCAGCCCTGCGCCTGATGCACGCCCGCGACGCCTCCGACCTCGTCGGGCACCCGGTGCTGGAGTTCGTCCACCCGGCGTACCACGACCTCGTCCGCGAGCGGATGCGCCGTCTCGCCGCCGGCGAAGCGGTCGGGGTGGCCGAAGAGGAGTTCATCTGCTGCGACGGCGCCGTCATCCGCGTCGAAACCGTCGCCGGTCCGACCGTCTACGGTGGCGAGCCCGCGGTCCAGCTCTGGGTGCGCGATGTCACCGAGCAGCGGAAGGTCGAGGCGCTCTACCGTGTCGTGGTCGAATCGGTCCGCGACGCCATGTGGATCGCCGAGCGCGACGACGCCGGCGAGTGGCGCCTCGCCTTCGTGAACGGCGCCTACTGCCGCGGGGCCGGCGTCGAGCCGGCCGACGTCCTCGGGAAAACCTCGGCCGAGCTGGCCGCTGCCGGCTACCTGACGCCCGAAGGCGCCCGCCAGCGGGAGGAGCACTACCGGCAGGCCGCCGCCAGCGGCAGGCCGGTGGAGTACGAATTCGCCGGCACCTGGGCCGGCCGCCCGTTCGATGTCGGGACAACGCTCACCCCGGTCCCGGGGCCCGACGGCGTCGTCCGCCGGATCGTCGGCTGGTCGCGCGACCTCAGCCGGCGGCGCGAACAGGAGCGCCGCCTCGCCGAATCGGAGGCGAACTACCGCGCCGTTGTCGAAGGCACGAGCGACGCCATCTGGGTCGCCGAGAAGGAGGGCGAGGGCCTCTACCGGATCAGCCTCGCCAACCAGCGCACCGCCGAGATGCTGCAGCGCCCGCTCGGCGAGCTGGTCGGCCGCCGCATCGACGAGATCCTCCCGCCCGCAGCCGCGGAGCGCGCCATCGAGCGGTACCGCCAGGCCGAGGCCGCCGGTGGCCCGATCGAGTACGAGAACGTCATCGAGCGGCCCGGCTACCGGCTGGAGGTGGTCACCCACCTGACCCCCATCTTCGACGAAGCCGGCCGCTGCGTGCGCATCATCGGCTCGGCCCGCGACGCCGCCGAGCGGCGGAAGGCCGAGCTGGCGCTGCTCCAGGCCCAGAAGCTCGAGAGCCTCGGCGTGCTCGCGGGCGGCATCGCCCACGACTTCAATAACCTCCTGACGACCATCCTCGGCAACCTCTACCTCGTCCGCACGGAGCTCCCGGCCGACAGCCCCCTCCGCGCCTACCTCGACGACGCCTCGCTCGCCGGCCAGCGGGGGGCCGACCTCGTCCGGAAGCTCCTCTCGTTCAGCCGGCCGGGCATCGCCGCCCGGGAGCGGGTCTCCCTCGGCCGCCTCTTCGACGAGACCGCGGCCCTCGTGCGCCGCACCCTCACGCCCGCCATCCAGCTTGTCGTCCGCTCCGAGCCCGGCGACGACACGGTCATCGGCGAGTTCAGCAGCCTGCAGCAGGTGCTCCTCAACCTGCTCCTCAACGCCCGCGACGCCATGCCCGAAGGCGGCGTCATCCGCATTACGCGCACCGCCCGCCGCATCGGCGAAGACCCGCTCTGGGCGCGGCGGGGTGTCCTGCCCGGTCTCTACCACGAGGTTGCCGTCGCTGATACCGGCACCGGCATCCCGCGCGAGATCCTCGGCAGGATCTTTGACCCCTTCTTCACGACGAAAGGGATCGGCAAGGGGACCGGCCTCGGCCTCTCGACCTCGCTCAGCATCGTCCGGGCCCACGGCGGCTGGCTCGACGCCGAGAGCGAGGAAGGCCGCGGCAGCACCTTCCGCATCCTCCTTCCCGTGGCGCCCCCCGAGGGCACGGACGGCGCAGCGGCCGGCGGCTAA
- a CDS encoding sensor domain-containing diguanylate cyclase, which yields MPPSPLERIMQSERLPTIPAVAVRVIELVQRPDVSLDELGAMIERDPALAARVLRMANSGFYGRPRSISRVRDAVLILGLRTVKTLALGFTLVTDLRARQGAGFDHTWLWQRSLYAGVVARGVAVRAGLRTADEAFLGGLFHLLGVIALESALGDDYRALASEAGRDVDLLRAREFERFGVDHSRVGASLAERWNLPAALVDAIRHAADPDAAPLETAQLVMCVHAGCAGADVILGEHPGERLGQLRTACQRLGLPPEAAEELVADGLASGAALGATLDIPSSSLEPEEVLARANEALLRLTIESERENAALQAEREQLIQQASTDVLTGVANRRHFHEFLEEHFRLAARYGTPLSLFLVDLDHFKQLNDTYGHLVGDEVLRGVAQRMRAHLRDADLLARFGGEEFVVVLPSTPLEGAVQSAERVRAALAARPIEAAGQEIPVTASFGVSAYRADALMTPEWLIKEADLALYEAKRAGRNCVRAAGDEVSSRF from the coding sequence ATGCCGCCCTCCCCGCTCGAGCGCATCATGCAGTCCGAACGGCTGCCCACCATCCCCGCGGTGGCGGTCCGCGTCATCGAGCTGGTCCAGCGCCCCGACGTCTCCCTCGACGAACTCGGCGCCATGATCGAGCGCGACCCCGCGCTCGCCGCCCGCGTCCTCCGCATGGCCAACTCCGGCTTCTACGGCCGCCCGCGCTCCATCTCCCGCGTGCGCGATGCCGTCCTCATCCTCGGCCTGCGCACCGTCAAGACGCTCGCCCTCGGTTTCACCCTCGTCACCGACCTGCGTGCCCGCCAGGGCGCCGGCTTCGACCACACCTGGCTCTGGCAGCGGAGCCTCTACGCCGGCGTCGTCGCGCGCGGCGTCGCCGTCCGCGCCGGTCTCCGCACCGCAGACGAGGCGTTCCTCGGCGGCCTCTTCCACCTCCTCGGCGTCATCGCGCTCGAATCCGCCCTCGGCGATGACTACCGCGCTCTCGCCAGCGAGGCCGGGCGCGACGTCGACCTCCTCCGCGCCCGCGAGTTCGAACGGTTCGGCGTCGACCACAGCCGCGTCGGGGCGAGCCTTGCCGAGCGCTGGAACCTGCCGGCTGCCCTCGTCGATGCCATCCGCCACGCCGCCGACCCCGACGCGGCCCCGCTCGAAACGGCCCAGCTCGTGATGTGTGTCCACGCCGGCTGCGCCGGGGCCGATGTCATCCTCGGCGAGCACCCCGGCGAACGGCTCGGCCAGCTCCGGACCGCCTGCCAGCGGCTCGGCCTGCCGCCCGAGGCCGCCGAGGAGCTGGTTGCCGACGGGCTCGCCAGCGGGGCCGCCCTCGGCGCCACCCTCGATATCCCGTCCAGCAGCCTCGAACCCGAGGAGGTGCTCGCCCGCGCCAACGAAGCGCTCCTTCGCCTGACCATCGAGTCGGAGCGCGAAAACGCCGCCCTCCAGGCCGAGCGCGAGCAGCTCATCCAGCAGGCCTCCACCGACGTCCTCACCGGCGTGGCGAACCGCCGCCACTTCCACGAATTCCTCGAAGAGCACTTCCGCCTCGCCGCCCGCTACGGCACCCCGCTCAGCCTCTTCCTCGTCGACCTCGACCACTTCAAGCAGCTCAACGACACCTACGGCCACCTCGTCGGCGACGAAGTGCTCCGCGGCGTGGCCCAGCGGATGCGCGCCCACCTCCGCGATGCTGACCTCCTCGCCCGCTTCGGCGGCGAGGAGTTCGTCGTCGTCCTCCCGTCGACGCCGCTCGAGGGCGCCGTCCAAAGCGCCGAGCGCGTCCGCGCGGCCCTCGCCGCCCGGCCGATCGAGGCCGCAGGCCAGGAGATCCCCGTCACCGCCTCCTTCGGCGTCTCGGCCTACCGCGCCGATGCCCTGATGACGCCCGAGTGGCTGATCAAAGAGGCCGACCTCGCCCTCTACGAGGCGAAGCGCGCCGGCCGCAACTGCGTGCGCGCCGCCGGCGATGAAGTGTCATCCCGGTTTTGA